ACTTGATTGTTCTGGTGGGGAAAGATCTAGAGCTGTTTTTGCTAGAGGAATAATTATGAAACCTCAAATTATTTTAGATGATGAACCCACGGCATCTTTGGATGTGAAGAACAAAGAAGGAATTGTAAATTTACTTTTTAAAATGAATAAAGAATTTGACACTACTATTATTACTGTAACTCATGATTTAGAAGTG
This DNA window, taken from Caldisalinibacter kiritimatiensis, encodes the following:
- a CDS encoding ATP-binding cassette domain-containing protein; protein product: MLEDFESTMNAIGIKPILKKKPLDCSGGERSRAVFARGIIMKPQIILDDEPTASLDVKNKEGIVNLLFKMNKEFDTTIITVTHDLEVAKRHDRIISLEMSK